A stretch of Roseovarius sp. M141 DNA encodes these proteins:
- a CDS encoding ABC transporter substrate-binding protein, translated as MTGSSFAHRLAVRSALPRLSAGVRDVVNIGFLGPLSGPVESWGLPGLNGARIWEDWLNAAGGLLIDGQRHPVRIHAFDCGYDPDHSMKGARLMVQRHNVALLMMLGGDTFTPVRDFLMRSKVLTSTLLPSDLTPDTPLLIAPSELHPIYTVTGVDWLSRARPELKTAAICSQTNALGLPSLATYRAAFKAAEIDLIKEIQYPPDQTDAAAIVDAMLEDAPDILCWSTSYTPMVHALTEYAHAKGFGGQILSCTLDNYPALVARTSPEFIEGTVFQFPDFDDPMLCEKAFFFNQPDKFFEEYERRFPGSWSAVSWEYVATLEIWQAAVEKAGSLAPTSVLAAMKQLGQVTHAFGPAQWWGDEMFGISNALVGDWPVVTVQGGKARITEFGSIPAWLDRHGDLLKREMSDLGQLWEQRLASGGWTFSET; from the coding sequence CCTGAGCGCAGGCGTGCGGGACGTGGTCAATATCGGCTTTCTGGGGCCGCTCAGCGGCCCCGTCGAGAGCTGGGGACTGCCCGGCCTGAACGGCGCGCGCATCTGGGAGGATTGGCTGAATGCGGCAGGCGGCCTGCTGATCGACGGGCAGCGGCACCCCGTGCGCATCCATGCGTTCGACTGCGGCTATGATCCCGACCATTCGATGAAGGGTGCGCGGCTGATGGTGCAGCGCCATAACGTGGCGCTGCTGATGATGCTGGGGGGCGACACGTTCACGCCGGTGCGCGACTTCCTGATGCGCTCCAAGGTTTTGACCTCGACGCTGCTGCCGTCAGATCTGACGCCCGATACGCCGTTGCTGATCGCGCCCAGCGAGCTGCATCCGATCTACACGGTGACCGGCGTCGACTGGCTGTCACGGGCGCGGCCCGAATTGAAGACGGCGGCGATTTGCAGCCAGACCAATGCGCTGGGTCTGCCGTCGCTGGCCACCTACCGCGCCGCGTTCAAGGCGGCGGAGATCGATCTGATCAAGGAAATTCAATATCCTCCCGATCAGACGGACGCCGCCGCCATCGTCGACGCGATGCTGGAGGACGCGCCGGACATCCTGTGCTGGTCCACAAGCTATACGCCGATGGTGCATGCCCTGACCGAGTACGCACATGCCAAGGGGTTCGGCGGGCAGATCCTGTCCTGCACGCTGGACAATTACCCGGCACTGGTCGCGCGCACCTCGCCCGAATTCATCGAAGGGACGGTGTTTCAGTTCCCCGATTTCGACGATCCGATGCTGTGCGAAAAGGCGTTCTTCTTTAACCAGCCAGACAAGTTCTTTGAGGAATACGAGCGCCGCTTTCCGGGCAGCTGGAGCGCGGTCAGCTGGGAATATGTCGCCACGCTGGAAATCTGGCAGGCCGCTGTCGAAAAGGCGGGCAGCCTTGCGCCGACATCGGTGCTGGCCGCGATGAAGCAGCTGGGACAGGTCACGCACGCCTTTGGTCCGGCGCAATGGTGGGGCGACGAGATGTTCGGCATCTCGAACGCGCTGGTCGGCGACTGGCCCGTAGTGACGGTGCAGGGCGGCAAGGCGCGCATCACCGAGTTCGGCTCGATCCCCGCGTGGCTGGACCGCCATGGCGACCTGCTGAAGCGCGAGATGTCGGATCTGGGGCAGCTATGGGAGCAGCGGCTGGCGAGTGGCGGCTGGACGTTTTCCGAGACGTAA